One stretch of Siphonobacter curvatus DNA includes these proteins:
- a CDS encoding aspartyl protease family protein, with protein sequence MKHALPLVLLFGLVFGLTPTTWAQERFGLYLQGRHKTTRIPFELQANLIIVPVRINNSDTLRFILDSGVSTILITDPKVPIVRGMKPVRKVQIAGAGEGGHLSATVMVGNAIQMGHMRGGNQNIVVLDQDILQISEYVGMPIHGIFGYELFNHFVVTIDFSHKELLLEEPSHYRYKRRKGDQFAITIEDAKPYLNAVALVDKARTVPLKVVIDTGAGHALSLDVNSRNQIPLPNKVIRTQLGRGLSGVINGSLGRVEKIRIGNKLELTNLIASFPDSLAYGMKLGRHLERQGNIGCELLRRFRVTFNYQQRYVVLKPIRRRLREAFEHNMSGMDIVAKGVDYDEYLIERIERNSPAELAGLEAGDELISVNGEICRDLSISDLYKILQRGEGKEILMAIRRKGQLMVTSLVLKRVI encoded by the coding sequence ATGAAACACGCTTTACCACTCGTACTCCTGTTCGGGCTGGTTTTCGGCCTGACTCCCACTACCTGGGCTCAGGAACGTTTTGGCCTGTATCTTCAAGGTCGTCATAAGACCACCCGTATTCCGTTCGAATTACAAGCGAATCTGATCATTGTACCCGTCAGAATTAACAATTCGGATACGCTTCGTTTTATTCTTGATTCAGGGGTATCGACTATACTCATTACGGACCCTAAAGTTCCCATTGTTCGAGGCATGAAACCCGTTCGGAAAGTACAGATTGCCGGGGCGGGTGAAGGCGGCCATCTGTCGGCAACGGTTATGGTCGGCAACGCCATTCAGATGGGCCACATGCGAGGTGGTAATCAGAATATTGTGGTGCTTGATCAGGATATTCTGCAAATATCGGAGTACGTGGGCATGCCCATTCACGGGATTTTCGGTTATGAGTTGTTCAATCACTTTGTCGTAACCATTGATTTTTCCCACAAAGAACTTCTTTTGGAGGAACCCAGTCACTATCGCTATAAACGCCGAAAAGGCGATCAATTCGCGATTACCATCGAAGATGCTAAGCCTTACCTGAACGCAGTAGCTCTGGTAGATAAAGCTCGTACGGTACCGCTTAAGGTGGTTATTGATACCGGAGCGGGTCACGCACTTTCGCTGGATGTAAACTCGCGTAATCAGATTCCCCTGCCCAATAAAGTCATCCGCACGCAGCTAGGCCGTGGATTGAGCGGGGTAATCAATGGTAGTCTGGGCCGCGTGGAAAAAATCCGGATTGGCAACAAACTCGAACTCACCAATCTGATTGCCTCCTTTCCCGATAGTCTGGCCTACGGCATGAAACTGGGACGGCATCTCGAACGACAGGGTAATATCGGTTGCGAATTATTACGGCGATTCCGAGTAACCTTCAATTACCAGCAGCGATATGTCGTACTGAAGCCCATCCGCCGCCGCCTGCGGGAAGCGTTTGAACACAACATGAGCGGCATGGACATTGTAGCCAAGGGCGTTGATTACGACGAATACCTGATTGAACGTATTGAACGAAACTCACCCGCTGAGCTTGCCGGACTCGAAGCTGGCGATGAGTTGATCAGCGTCAACGGAGAAATTTGCCGCGATCTTTCCATCTCTGATTTATACAAGATTCTACAACGTGGGGAAGGCAAGGAAATTCTCATGGCCATCCGTAGAAAAGGACAATTAATGGTGACTAGTTTGGTACTCAAACGGGTCATCTGA
- the tpiA gene encoding triose-phosphate isomerase — MRKKIVAGNWKMNKTAEEAVALTSEIVHMIADEVTSDVEVVLCVPSLYLSTLQQYATGRVSIGAQNIHQKASGAYTGEISAPMVKSLNIPYVILGHSERRQYFGETDEILAEKVNIALENGLKPIFCCGESLEQRQNEDYIALVQAQLTNALFHLSAEQFGQLVIAYEPIWAIGTGLTASAQQAQDMHAALRSHIASKYGAEVADNTTIQYGGSVSAANAAELFSSPDVDGGLVGGASLKSRDFVNIVKAI; from the coding sequence ATGAGAAAAAAAATTGTTGCAGGTAACTGGAAAATGAATAAAACCGCCGAAGAAGCAGTAGCGCTGACTTCGGAAATTGTACACATGATTGCTGACGAAGTAACCAGCGACGTAGAAGTTGTACTCTGCGTTCCTTCGCTGTATCTGTCTACACTGCAGCAGTACGCAACCGGTCGGGTTTCGATAGGTGCTCAAAACATTCACCAAAAAGCTTCTGGAGCGTACACGGGCGAAATCTCGGCTCCAATGGTGAAATCGCTGAACATTCCTTACGTTATTCTCGGACACAGTGAGCGGCGTCAGTACTTTGGCGAAACCGACGAAATTCTGGCTGAAAAAGTAAACATCGCCCTGGAAAACGGACTGAAACCCATTTTCTGCTGCGGCGAATCGCTCGAACAACGTCAGAATGAAGATTACATCGCTCTGGTACAGGCTCAGTTGACGAATGCCCTGTTCCATCTTTCCGCTGAACAATTCGGCCAGCTCGTGATCGCGTACGAACCCATCTGGGCCATCGGTACGGGTCTGACGGCTTCGGCTCAACAGGCTCAGGATATGCACGCTGCTTTGCGGAGTCACATTGCCAGCAAATACGGAGCAGAAGTAGCTGACAACACTACCATTCAGTACGGCGGAAGCGTTAGTGCGGCCAATGCAGCCGAGCTTTTTTCCAGCCCGGACGTAGATGGTGGTCTGGTAGGCGGAGCTTCGCTGAAGTCACGGGACTTCGTAAACATCGTGAAAGCGATCTAA